In one Bacillota bacterium genomic region, the following are encoded:
- a CDS encoding phosphotransferase produces the protein MLKLRYLVDDRELAQNILSRWEHDQDHLSLLDHYRISANAVYPYKNKGILHFLRFAPHGEKEEGQIRAELEFLRYLRVSEYPCLIPVESRLGNALEVVELPQGRYYATAFVGVPGKSLARQNLTPELLYHWGQAMGRLHRISTDYKPAMYTRHSHVARLRYMADVLSAFPDEHLARKELATVADLLGTLPQTPATYGLIHYDFETDNVYYDPLTAALSVIDFDDAVYHWFTMDVATALASYEGDDSALAYERFVVGYRAEHQLEDQQLALLPIFRRYQDLYLFVRALRSASDKGFGEEPSWMTDLRSRLYVACEQRRVRFGLR, from the coding sequence ATGCTTAAGCTACGCTACCTGGTTGATGATCGAGAGTTAGCCCAAAACATCCTCTCGCGGTGGGAGCATGATCAGGATCATTTGAGTCTCCTAGATCACTATCGCATTTCTGCAAATGCAGTGTATCCATACAAGAACAAGGGGATACTTCACTTCTTGCGCTTTGCTCCGCATGGCGAGAAAGAGGAGGGGCAGATTAGGGCCGAACTTGAGTTTCTGCGCTACTTGCGTGTCAGTGAGTACCCCTGCTTGATTCCCGTAGAGTCTCGCCTAGGCAATGCACTTGAGGTTGTGGAGTTGCCGCAGGGCAGGTACTACGCCACCGCCTTTGTTGGCGTCCCGGGTAAGAGCCTTGCGCGGCAAAACTTGACCCCGGAGCTTCTCTATCATTGGGGTCAAGCAATGGGGAGGCTGCACAGAATTAGTACAGACTACAAGCCAGCGATGTATACGCGCCACAGTCACGTTGCGCGACTTCGCTACATGGCTGATGTTCTCTCTGCCTTCCCAGATGAGCATCTAGCTCGAAAGGAGCTTGCCACTGTAGCAGACCTGCTAGGCACTCTGCCCCAGACCCCAGCAACGTATGGCCTAATCCATTATGATTTTGAGACTGACAACGTCTACTACGACCCGCTTACAGCGGCGCTTAGCGTCATTGACTTCGACGATGCAGTGTATCACTGGTTCACCATGGACGTTGCCACGGCGCTGGCGAGCTACGAAGGCGATGACTCTGCACTTGCCTACGAGCGTTTTGTGGTAGGTTACCGTGCAGAACATCAGCTAGAGGACCAGCAGCTAGCCCTTTTGCCCATCTTCAGGCGATATCAAGACCTTTACTTGTTTGTTCGAGCCCTTCGCTCTGCTAGCGACAAAGGGTTTGGAGAAGAACCGTCATGGATGACTGATCTGCGTTCACGTCTCTACGTAGCGTGCGAGCAGCGGCGTGTGAGATTTGGGCTCCGGTAG
- a CDS encoding NERD domain-containing protein: protein MMDLIFALLQLVAVGWPVWLALALYVWWQYRRFKQSKYYDATGNGFLKTYFDTGLYGEYLIYQVLEKCPGHKHLLANVYLPKGDGGTTEVDVIMVHEAGIFVFESKNYSGWIYGDEKNQMWTQVLNKRTKHKMFNPIWQNRGHISAVKKALEAAEIDDSLIRSYIVFGEGCNLQQVKVSSLDVRVLKRGELKKQLSRDLHQAQSMGALAPNTVDRAYELLSHYARADQAVKDAHIAHIKQKHGGRSS, encoded by the coding sequence ATGATGGATTTAATTTTTGCCTTGTTGCAGCTGGTGGCGGTGGGTTGGCCGGTTTGGCTGGCGCTTGCCCTGTACGTGTGGTGGCAGTATAGGCGGTTTAAGCAATCTAAGTACTACGACGCCACAGGGAACGGTTTCTTAAAGACGTACTTTGACACGGGCCTGTACGGAGAGTACTTGATCTACCAGGTACTTGAGAAGTGCCCGGGGCATAAGCATCTGCTAGCTAACGTATACCTGCCGAAGGGTGATGGTGGCACTACCGAAGTGGATGTCATCATGGTGCATGAAGCGGGGATCTTTGTGTTTGAATCCAAGAACTACAGTGGTTGGATATATGGCGATGAGAAAAACCAGATGTGGACTCAAGTGCTCAATAAACGCACCAAGCACAAGATGTTTAACCCCATTTGGCAAAATCGTGGGCATATTAGCGCCGTTAAGAAGGCGCTAGAAGCAGCAGAGATCGACGATTCTTTAATCCGTTCTTACATCGTCTTTGGCGAAGGGTGCAATCTCCAACAGGTAAAGGTCAGCTCACTTGATGTGCGTGTGCTTAAGCGTGGAGAGCTAAAGAAGCAGCTCAGTCGTGATTTGCATCAAGCTCAGTCCATGGGTGCCCTTGCCCCAAACACAGTAGACAGGGCCTATGAATTGCTTAGCCATTATGCTAGAGCTGACCAGGCAGTCAAAGATGCTCATATTGCGCATATCAAACAGAAACACGGGGGCAGGAGTTCTTAA
- a CDS encoding TIGR02677 family protein: MDERLFKPLTEASYLTAGNAWRYRAILRYFFLQHESMRHFVYPEEILSELQTSAHFVSYEEGDLEQDLRQLMDWGNLVGRQDVTRVASVQEFRKKRFRYQATPYTIEIERMVCLLEQMGPSYGGSLERTDVERLLETIQQLVAAKDSANTEDLHGKWTELFSVFQRFSTNATNYLAALSSERSEAMMSVEGFLAYKDSLSDYLRNFITTLQRTSRRIEAVLKSAETDIYVTVCEQLADYALTIPRLEERPQRDELIGRYRRQWSNLCSWFLDSVQRKSDCSQLHRETHEAIRRITRFVQRLGDRYQQQRSRRREYLQLAARFADCSTLEEAHVLSACVFGLSETRHFYAPGRDTEDIYAEVWERPPLTLTINPRVRTYKLKSRSGAVLGRAEEKSAVLEEYLQARLAEEEMLTRIVKMGFLRVGELGVVQPEIRKTLLAWIARCLSNSEKTGNTEGGRRYRLHTRPGQVTLTCTDGRLVMPDYTLEFME, translated from the coding sequence ATGGATGAACGGCTGTTTAAGCCACTGACCGAAGCTAGTTACTTAACAGCAGGTAATGCGTGGCGTTACCGGGCTATTTTGCGCTATTTCTTTCTGCAACATGAGAGCATGCGCCACTTCGTGTACCCAGAAGAAATTCTAAGTGAGCTGCAAACAAGCGCACACTTTGTGAGCTATGAAGAAGGCGACCTAGAGCAGGACTTGCGACAATTGATGGACTGGGGTAATTTAGTTGGCCGGCAGGATGTAACAAGGGTTGCTAGCGTGCAGGAGTTTCGCAAGAAGCGATTTCGTTACCAGGCCACGCCATATACCATTGAGATTGAGCGCATGGTTTGTCTTCTAGAGCAGATGGGTCCGTCCTACGGCGGGTCCCTTGAGCGCACTGATGTGGAAAGACTGCTAGAGACCATACAACAGTTAGTGGCAGCAAAGGACAGCGCAAATACGGAGGATCTACACGGCAAGTGGACAGAGTTATTCTCCGTTTTTCAGCGGTTTTCTACCAATGCTACTAACTACCTGGCTGCTTTAAGTAGTGAGCGCAGTGAGGCGATGATGAGCGTCGAGGGCTTTTTGGCATACAAGGATTCGCTCAGTGATTACTTGCGAAACTTCATCACCACGTTGCAGCGGACCTCGAGAAGAATTGAGGCGGTCTTGAAGTCTGCAGAAACAGACATTTATGTGACGGTGTGCGAGCAGCTGGCAGATTACGCTCTTACTATCCCGAGGCTGGAGGAGCGGCCGCAGCGCGATGAGTTGATTGGCCGGTACAGGCGACAATGGAGTAACCTATGCAGCTGGTTCCTTGATTCCGTTCAACGCAAGAGCGACTGCTCCCAACTACACCGCGAGACCCACGAGGCTATTCGCAGAATTACTAGGTTTGTACAGCGTTTGGGCGATCGCTACCAGCAGCAGCGCAGTCGCAGGCGGGAGTACTTGCAGTTAGCAGCGCGCTTTGCCGACTGTAGCACTCTAGAAGAGGCACATGTGTTGTCGGCCTGCGTCTTTGGCTTGTCGGAGACTAGGCACTTCTATGCTCCGGGTAGGGATACAGAGGACATCTACGCCGAGGTATGGGAGCGGCCACCGCTGACTCTGACTATTAATCCGCGAGTGCGGACTTACAAGCTTAAGAGCAGGTCTGGGGCAGTGCTAGGCAGGGCAGAGGAGAAGTCGGCCGTGTTAGAGGAGTATTTGCAGGCACGTTTAGCTGAAGAAGAGATGCTAACTCGCATCGTAAAAATGGGTTTTTTGCGGGTAGGGGAGCTTGGCGTAGTTCAGCCAGAGATCCGCAAGACTTTGCTGGCCTGGATAGCCCGTTGCCTTTCAAATAGCGAAAAAACCGGTAACACAGAGGGCGGCCGACGATATCGGCTACACACGCGCCCGGGGCAAGTAACGCTCACTTGCACTGACGGAAGGCTAGTTATGCCTGATTACACCTTGGAGTTTATGGAGTGA
- a CDS encoding TIGR02678 family protein, whose product MVVDEQSQRTGFDDMAREAAADLLQHFWILRDRDAEMYQQVRSREQVLRKWFWDKAGLRLIVHRHFVKLEKVPAYAMPWMGMQELQSTRDYALLCCLLGFLEGRAVLDQFLLSHLCEELQSLYPHAGELDWTNYEHRKSLVRVMRLAVGLGVLVVVDGEVDRFSQSEIEVLYEVPAVARYFMRTFPRGLEDFSDPQQLLDSELVDDPTDRRRQKIYRQLLFCPAIYSSGGQDSDFLYLRNYRHRLRDDFEQNFDFQFELYRNVAMLTLPERQSRFRAFPGHKVIEDIAVQLAGVAREKYAEKELPLQYDGSLCLTKAEFMSWLAECAQRYSTGWSKEYREKDMEGLYRDLVELFCEWQLAQVDVVTGVVCLMPALARYSGRYPDDYREMEEGCEGG is encoded by the coding sequence ATGGTCGTGGATGAGCAGAGCCAACGTACAGGTTTTGATGATATGGCCAGAGAGGCTGCCGCAGACTTGCTGCAGCATTTCTGGATTTTGCGCGACAGGGATGCGGAGATGTACCAACAGGTGCGAAGCCGCGAGCAGGTTTTACGCAAGTGGTTTTGGGACAAAGCTGGGCTGCGCTTAATAGTACACAGACACTTTGTCAAGTTAGAGAAAGTGCCGGCCTACGCCATGCCCTGGATGGGCATGCAGGAGCTACAGAGCACTCGCGATTATGCCTTGTTGTGCTGTCTGCTTGGCTTTCTTGAGGGTCGTGCTGTTCTAGATCAGTTCTTGCTGTCTCATTTGTGCGAAGAGCTGCAGTCCCTATACCCGCACGCTGGCGAGCTAGATTGGACAAATTACGAACATCGCAAGTCGCTGGTGCGAGTGATGCGGCTAGCGGTTGGCTTGGGAGTATTGGTAGTTGTAGACGGTGAAGTTGACCGGTTCAGCCAGAGCGAGATAGAGGTTCTCTACGAGGTACCTGCTGTAGCCAGATATTTTATGAGAACTTTCCCGCGCGGCCTCGAGGACTTTTCCGATCCGCAGCAACTTCTTGACAGCGAATTAGTAGATGACCCCACCGATAGGCGTCGCCAAAAGATTTATAGGCAGCTTTTGTTTTGCCCAGCCATTTACAGCAGTGGGGGGCAGGACTCTGACTTTCTCTACTTACGTAACTACCGCCATCGCCTGCGCGACGACTTTGAACAGAACTTTGATTTTCAGTTTGAGCTATATAGAAACGTAGCCATGCTAACCTTGCCAGAGCGTCAGTCTAGATTCAGAGCCTTCCCTGGCCACAAGGTTATTGAGGACATTGCCGTGCAGCTGGCGGGGGTGGCCCGCGAAAAGTATGCAGAAAAAGAGCTCCCCCTCCAATACGACGGTAGCCTGTGCCTCACTAAGGCAGAGTTTATGTCTTGGCTAGCAGAATGTGCACAGCGATATTCAACCGGATGGTCAAAGGAATACCGTGAGAAGGATATGGAGGGGCTTTATCGAGACCTAGTAGAGTTGTTCTGCGAGTGGCAGTTAGCGCAAGTTGATGTAGTGACAGGGGTGGTTTGCCTTATGCCGGCACTGGCTAGGTACAGCGGACGTTACCCGGATGACTATCGAGAAATGGAAGAGGGGTGCGAAGGTGGGTAA